A segment of the Capnocytophaga sp. ARDL2 genome:
TTTAATACAAATTTGTTAATGTATTGAATTAAGGTTAAAGCAGTTATTTTACTGATAATTCGTGTTTTAAAACCGTTGAATGATTTAGCATAATTCCTTTTAATCATAAATTGATCACAAAGTTGAGAAAATAGAGTTTCGATTCTTTTTCTCTTCTTTTTGAATAAATAAAATTGAGGTTTGTAATCTTTTTGATTTATTCTTTTAGGTGTATCTAACTGAATAGTAGCAGTGTTAAACAAATCTAATTGATATTGTGACGATATATAACCTCTATCACCAATCAAAACGCAATTTTGAATTTGAGAACTAACATCTTTTAAATAATGAACATCGTGAACAGATGCTGGAGTCATATCTAAACTTTGTACAATACCTTCTATTGAACAGATTATGTGTAATTTATATCCAAAATAATGTAACTTCTGACTAGCACAAAAACCATAATCAGGATATGAAAAACTTTCGTCTCTACAAATTTTACTTCTCATTGCTCTAGCATTTTCACATATTTTCAAAGGCATACTATCAATTACAAAATAACTCTCCTCTCTATTAAAACACATTGCAAGTTTTTCCCTAATCTGATTTATATAATAAAAAAGATTTCGTTTTCTTTTGTTATAAACACTTCTTTCTATTTTGTTTTTCAAAGAATTAGGTATTTTTCTAAAGAGTTGTAATTCACTATCAATACTTAAATATTCTG
Coding sequences within it:
- a CDS encoding IS982 family transposase; translation: MNNLEQIYERILEVLEDFFPHQLLPYQRRKPKMSDLELVSLNLTAEYLSIDSELQLFRKIPNSLKNKIERSVYNKRKRNLFYYINQIREKLAMCFNREESYFVIDSMPLKICENARAMRSKICRDESFSYPDYGFCASQKLHYFGYKLHIICSIEGIVQSLDMTPASVHDVHYLKDVSSQIQNCVLIGDRGYISSQYQLDLFNTATIQLDTPKRINQKDYKPQFYLFKKKRKRIETLFSQLCDQFMIKRNYAKSFNGFKTRIISKITALTLIQYINKFVLKKEINKIKASII